The Alnus glutinosa chromosome 1, dhAlnGlut1.1, whole genome shotgun sequence region TTTCTACTGGAGTTAAATGTTCCCCTTCCCCACCTACTCTACTTCTGAATTTTCTGTCAGAATCTGAAAATTACAAGTAAACTTGGAAGTGTGTGTTTGATGTAAACTTGTCTATTCGATTTTTGTGCTTCAAAATTTTTCAGTTTACCAAGTAAAAACAAATATGCCAATAATTACTATCCTGCGCATTACTCGAGTTCAGATCAATGATATCCAGTTCAAGCGAACAGGAGATTGGCTAACAACTAAGTTGAAAGGAAAACACAGAAAAAGGAAACATGGATATAACTACTGAAGCACTTACCCAACTAAGAGCCATAACAATAAGCACTGAATGCATTGCAGGCTGTAGATGCCTCAAACTGGTCAACAAATTGACTAACACAGCTCCCGGGCCATCACTAAAGGTTTCATTTTGATGATCCTCAACTTTAGAGTTGACCTGTGTTAGGTTTACATCCTTTTCATAAACAGCTGCATTGTTGTTACCTTTCGCATTGTCAACAATTGGCATATCAGGCTTTGAATTTGAAAGGTCAAAACCATTTTGGTGAGTATCATCCAATAAAGGTGCAGAATCTGATAGACGATGGAACTGGTTCACAGTTAGTGGGACCTCCTTTGCAAAATATAAAGTCACAAGCGTGCAAAGAGCCAGGAAAACCTGCACATATACCAAATAATGTTATTTGTTCTTGGACTCGTAAATGGCACAATTAGATGGCAGCAAAACACATACAGCTagaaattgcaatttttttcctgaaaattttcattcaaaaatAAATGAGCTTGTGAACTACTAAAAGGTAGATgtataaaaagaacaaagaaattcAGAACAAATGACTGATCATGATCAGTGATTTACTGACCGTGGAGTCTACTAAAGTTGTCTGAGTTGTTGTGGGGAACTATTCTTTCTACACCAATAATGGCTACTTCCACACTCCTCTCTCTTACACATGCGAGACCGATTTTGCATTGAAATAGCATTtcccctacttttttttttttgagaagtaatAGCATGTCCCTAACTTATGATATGCATGTACTAATCAAATTTACTTGACTCAGATATGTAATGGGAATAATATAATCCGAGGTCATCTTAGGAATATAAAATCTTGCAACAAACTTTACTTCACTAAACAAATTTAGCTGGACAGAAACCCTGTATGTAGCCACTGGTCAATGGTAAAGCAAGCTTAGGGTTTTGAGATTATATATTCCCAGTAATGTCTGGAATACACTATCTGAGCTTCAtttaccaaataaaaaattaaaaaaaatcatgaagaAGTCACAATGATAGATACCATGATTGAAGCTCTGTGATTGACAGGAAAAACGATGTTTTCAAATAACGGACAGAgaagtaattaattatatatcacGTAAAATATTCATGCAGGTAAACTAATCTCCAAACTAACTCACCACGGCAACAAGAAATGCTGCTTTGAGATTTGCACAGGCTTCACAGCAAGCTCTCGTCTTCAGGAATGGAAACCAACTGCTCAAAAATGAATTCCCACATAGATTAATCACCACAAATATTAAGTGCTGAATTTGAACACTGAAAACATAAGATCATATAGCAACTGGGACAAAGTAGTGTCTCAGCCATGCAAGATTTAAAGATTTCTTACagctacttatcaaaaaaatgaaacaaaacatGGGGATAAAGTGATGGAATGCATAGAATGAATaagcacaaacacaaacaagCTGAATCTACAGAAGCAGtacatgaaaacaaaacaacagtTAAAGACGTGTCACCTGTGCCAATTTCCACTAGCACCAGAAGAGAATCCAAGGATGTTTCCAACGGCCATCCATGAGCAAAATATAGCATTTGCTGAATTACGTTGATCAGGGCCTAAAATGAAAGTTGTAACACATCTTATAATGTTTTGCAATAACATGTATTTTGTAagtaaaacatgaaaataaagcATGAGTACCCAGATCTCACTAAATATGTTAGAACCCAGATGGAAAGATATAGGAGGAAAAAAGAAGCCACCTGATAGATCAGCTAGAAGAGCACGAGCTGGCCCCTACAAACAATAAAACTTTCATTAATTGCTCTTATATATGGTGGTAAAAAGCATAAGATCAGCATTAAAGGGAAACAAGAAATAAGTTGTTTCAACCAGCCATACCTGCACTGTATTGTTGGCAAGATCCAGCATCCAGAAACCAATAACAAAGACAATAGCTGCCTTTGTTCGGGTACCTTTGTATGTGCTGCATTTGaataaatgagttttttttaagtCGAAAGTCCAcatttgtgaaataaaaaaggAGGATCAAAAGGAGGCAACAGAAACCTGCAATTCTCCTCCGTATCACCTAATATAAATCCAATGTCTGCAGAAAATCCGATTAATATCACCTATATTGCAAGACTTAGTTCAGCTAATATAGAAAGCTGAAAACAACTTATTTAAAAGATATAGGAGTCCCTAAGACTTACTGCAGCTGAGATCATGAGAGATCCTATCAGAATAAATGGCCGTCTTCTTCCATATTTAGAAGTACATTTATCACTCCAAATACCAACACACGGTTGAACCTGGAAAACAATAAGCAAGTAACTCAAgaaaactactttttgaatCAAACAAATGTAGTAGGTGACAAATATATGTACACTTTCCTATTCCTTCCCAGCTTAGGCTTTAGCAGTCTTTAACTAATTGCATTAAAGCATCTACAGCCAAGTAATAATTCACCACATACAAGAATCAAACGGGCATTAAGAGCCAGGTAAGATCAAGATCATCATAGCGCACAGAATCTTAAGTACCAGAAGACATTGATGAAGTGTATGAAACAGTAaagtttttatcattttcctcaGAATAAAAAGTGAGGAAATTAAGTAATATACTAATATCAGATACTACCCATTCCTATGGAGTCTTCTACTGCCATTATGCTTAGTGTAATTATAGGCCATTGTGGAAATGTTGTTGAATCATCTTCATAAAAGCACATGCATTTTGCGTTGAAGGTGCCCATACTCGATATGCATATtgctattttttcttctttttttttttttttttttttggggggggggggggtgggtgtGGGGAGTAATATTTTCAATGATTCAACTCAATTGCAAGAATAGAAATAAATACTTTAGATACTGTCTGCATTCCGCAAGGACTCCAACATAATATGATGGAGTACAATACATCACGGCAAATTAAAAGGGGCTAACATAAACCAACTCCTATGAAGTAAATATAAAACGTTATAATTCTGGACAATTGGTCGCATAGTTGggaaaattaacaaataataacaATACAGGAAAGGAAATGAAGTAACCGGTGGCTATCACCTACCACAAGACCTGTAATCGGGCCACAGAGccaaatgaaagaagaaaaggcaTGCTCTATTCCAAGTGTCTGCAACAATTAGTTGAGAGGCACTAGTTAATCAAAATGAAGCATGAGTATAAAACTGAAAAGAACTCAATACAATGTAGATGATGAAGGCAAACATAGTAGAAACCATCAAACCAAACATGAATAAATCATGAAAAGAAAACTAATTCCATCAAATGTAAACTGAAAAACAATCTCAGAAGACAACTTGCCACTATGAGATTACCTGCAAACATCCTTTTACATAGAAACAATGAAGATAGCTCTGTCTCACGCTTAACAACATTCACTAGAATCTTGCATTAGGTAACCCCAAAAATGACCATGTTCGTTTTTTGTTGTTATTAGACAACCGTCTAATTTTAAACGAATGGATGGTGACGGTTAAAGAGAATGGATCTTTTAAGTTCTCTAAACTGTTCTTCAACTCGCAGTGTAATTTTCATAAGAGCTTGAATTAATCACACTCCGATTCTCAATCTTAAACAAGCATTTTAATTCTCAAAATCATTGCCCAAATCATACTCCTCCAGATCCGAATCGTCCACAACCACTCCAATTAAAAACacgcaataaaaaaaaaatacaaacattttgatgttagagagagagagcgagcgagcgcgcgcgagagagagagagagtataaaCCTGAATATAGGGAGTTAAAAGCGAGAGCTGTAATGCCCAGCCGAATTGGACCCCGGCGGCGACCGTACAACTGAGAATCAGAGTCATCAAGTTAATGTGTTTCTCTCCGGAAGGGGGAGATGAAGAAGGAGATGGAGAAGAATTGAGATCGATCCGATGGTGTTGGGGCGAGTGGGACTCGTCCACTCCCACCATTTCCACTTCGACCTCTCTCTTCAGGTTCTTGTACGGAACCCGGATCGACGCTGAGTCCGTCATCCCCGCCATGACTCGGAACGATGGTGCGCTTGACTCGGGCGATGGCTACGAACGCTCAATCGCAGGCCCTGACATTAAAATCGGTGGCTGAGGATCTAGGGCTTTGCCCGAGAGATCTAATTCCAGGGTTACGGAGATGAGGAAGAACGAGAAAAATCAGAGTCAAATTTGGGCGGGTGTGGTGTGGGGGATGCGTCAAATGCTATGCGACAAGCCTCGCGTTTTCGGAAATGTTTGCTACGTTGCAGCACCATGAAGAGTCCTGCTTAAGCGTATATACACCGTCGATGGTGAGACATCTTTTTCTTAACTTAGCCCGCCGTGGGCCCATCACAAACCCCAAAACTTGACTTTGACTTGAAAAATCCCGTAAATCTTGAATCAGGGCCGTtgattggaaaaaaagaaataaaagtctATGACATGGAGTTTCTGAGAAGGGAAGTGTGAATCCTTCACACGAATCCCACCGACAGTGGAATTTTGGAGTTAGATTTACGTAGTCCCGCGCCATAAACTTCCTTAAAAACACCGGAAAGATAAAGGACGCGCAGTCAAAAAAAACCCCAAGGGGAAATTTCTTTGGTCAACCATGATCTTGGACGTATTAAATTTTGCCAGGCCAATGAGTTACATATTTTTACGACCTACGTATCAAAATGACATGTATCATTTAAACATGTTAAAAGCATAcgtatttttattaatactattaaaaaaacatgtaagaaacacatgctatttaaataacacgtgattctcacatgttaaagaacacatgtcaatcttatatgtgaattgtaagaaatttcatacaaatcaatttataggaaatttgtAATCCTGTACATAAACCAATATAAGAAAACGTTTATAAAATGTGTTGATTTTAGCAGTCAGTTGCATTGTCTAAAAACGACATCCTAAATGTAGTTCGAATTAACGGTCTCTAGTCATTATTTAAAGATTGTTTACTCGCATCCCGCATCTGTGGTTATTTTTCAGCTTTTCAAATAATTGCTTTGGGAAATTCTAGTATAAGTTGATCGACAAGGGTCGGAATTTTCGGAATTACAAGAAGAGAAACTCTCAGCAATAGTATGACACAAGAATAGGATTGAATGAGTGCTTTCAGACCAGAATTCTCTACAATTTAGAGAGATTCCTAAGAGAGCTAACGTGCTCAGGCAAGTAAGCCAGTCAAACAGGCTGCAATCCAAACAGGGGATTACAATGAATCCCAATCCGTGTGCTTTCTGAGCGTTTTCCTGTAGTAAAGCTGCTCCAGGCGTGGGGGGGTTGTTGGGGGATGGAACTTGGAAGAAGAGCATTTCATATTAACAAAACCAAAAATTGTAGCTAGTACACAGAATCACGTACAGTATATGGATCATGGATGTGCTGTCCATCCCTCCCACGGAAACAATGCTCCTTCCATCTTATGAAACCACAAAACTCAAAAATGATATTACCTCAATGGCTCATGATGTATTCTATCTAATGCATTCCAATCAAAATGAGATCAATACAAAATAATGGTGGTCTTTCCCGCGCCAAAAAGCTTTCAGCAATTTCAAGGGCAAAAATGGGTGTAGTACTGTCCTGTGCAGAAGAGACACCCCacaggaaaaaaatttaaattttaaattttttaaaaaataaaaataaatatccccTTGTGCATTGCTCCGAAATGGCACGGGAAGTGAAAACAAAAGCCAAGTCAGGCCTCATCAGGTACTGATACGCAAGTATATGAATCTATgatgctgtttttttttttccttttctgggcgatgttctgtttttctttaataCCTCTTATGTACATCTTTATTATAGCGATTACTCCACAGTTCATACCAagatacaaaattacaaaatatctATATGTTTTAAGCTATTCATATACGAGAACAAAAGGCATATTTGAGTTAATCAAAGGCCTCATTGGTTAACACCACGACTACCCAAGTCAGCTGCAGCTTTTGCTGCTCGAGTTAAAGCATCTGAGACCCAAAGAGCTCCCTTCGAAAAGTAGCTACTGTTTACCATGCTGCTTGCAGCTGCTGCAGCTGTTCTTCCGGTTGCCGACACGGCTAACTTGGTCATATCTGAGACATGATACTTTTCATCAACAGATTTAACAGCATAAACCCCTGCAGATATCTTATCACTGAGGCCCATTCTCTGGCTGAGCTCAGCAACCTTGGCTGCTGCAGTTGCTGAAACTTGATGAGACCCGTCAAAAGCTTTGGCCTTGCTTAATGCATCTTTACCTAGATCATATCCCTTGGCTAGCATGGTAATAACTACTTCCTGTGCCATAGTTACTGCCTCGCCGGTGCTGGAAAATTGGCTTCTTTGTGTATGCTGtcaaggtttaaaaaaaaacaaattagaattTATAAAAGCAGATCATTAGGCCACAAGCTATAATCATTAGAACAAGTTCAACTAGAAGAAACGAAAGACATACAGTTTCCTCTTCTTGCCTATGTGATGGCCTGTTCCAAAAATCAAATTCATCTTCATATAGCCCCCAGCGGGTTATGCATACACGTTGATCCAAAATTGTGGCACCCTGAAAGAACAAATTTCACAGAGATTGTATAAACTATCACATAATCGTAATACAAAAGGataagaaaaacccaaaacaaataaaaaaaattataattttgattgCAAGAAGATATTAATGGCTGATTACAAAAGAAGATTGGTGA contains the following coding sequences:
- the LOC133868315 gene encoding sucrose transport protein SUC3; translation: MAGMTDSASIRVPYKNLKREVEVEMVGVDESHSPQHHRIDLNSSPSPSSSPPSGEKHINLMTLILSCTVAAGVQFGWALQLSLLTPYIQTLGIEHAFSSFIWLCGPITGLVVQPCVGIWSDKCTSKYGRRRPFILIGSLMISAAVILIGFSADIGFILGDTEENCSTYKGTRTKAAIVFVIGFWMLDLANNTVQGPARALLADLSGPDQRNSANAIFCSWMAVGNILGFSSGASGNWHSWFPFLKTRACCEACANLKAAFLVAVVFLALCTLVTLYFAKEVPLTVNQFHRLSDSAPLLDDTHQNGFDLSNSKPDMPIVDNAKGNNNAAVYEKDVNLTQVNSKVEDHQNETFSDGPGAVLVNLLTSLRHLQPAMHSVLIVMALSWLSWFPFFLFDTDWMGREVYHGDPKGKSSEVQKYDQGVREGAFGLLLNSVVLGISSFLIEPMCHWMGARLVWAMSNFIVFACMGGTAIISLVSVREYSEGIQHVIGGSAAIRIAALIVFALLGFPLAITYSVPFSVTAELTADSGGGQGLAIGVLNLAIVVPQMIVSLGAGPWDALFGGGNIPAFVLATICAFAAGVIAIRRLPDLSSSSYRSSGFHFG
- the LOC133868328 gene encoding binding partner of ACD11 1; this encodes MNPGGYTIEVSGLSPEATDKDVYDFFAFSGAIEHVEIARSGELACTAYVTFKDAYSQDTACLLSGATILDQRVCITRWGLYEDEFDFWNRPSHRQEEETHTQRSQFSSTGEAVTMAQEVVITMLAKGYDLGKDALSKAKAFDGSHQVSATAAAKVAELSQRMGLSDKISAGVYAVKSVDEKYHVSDMTKLAVSATGRTAAAAASSMVNSSYFSKGALWVSDALTRAAKAAADLGSRGVNQ